Below is a window of Halolamina sp. CBA1230 DNA.
ACACGGTCACAGAGCTGTTCGGCCTCCTCGATGTAGTGGGTGGTCAGCACGACCGAGACGCCGGCCTCCTCGTTGAGCCGGCGGATGTACTCCCAGGAGTCCCGGCGCGTGTGGGCGTCGAGCCCGGCCGTCGGCTCGTCGAGGAACAGGACCGCAGGCTCGTGGAGCAGGCCGCGGCCGATCTCCAGCCGGCGCTTCATCCCGCCGGAGTAGGTGCCGACGGGGTCGTCGCGCTCGTCCTCGAGCCCCACGAGGTCGAGGATCTCGTCGATCCGTTCCGCGCGTTCCTCGGCTCGGATCCCGTACAGCCGGGCGTGGAAAGCGAGGTTCTCCGCGCCCGTGAGCTCCTCGTCGAGCGCCCGCTCCTGGAACACGATCCCGATACTGTTGCGGACCGCCGCGGTCTCGTCGACGATATCGTGGCCGTCGACGGTCGCCGCCCCCTCGGTCGGCTGGAGCAGCGTCACGAGCATGTTGATCAGCGTCGACTTGCCCGCGCCGTTGGGCCCGAGCAGGCCGAACAGTTCCCCCTCCTCGACGGTGAACGAGAGCTCGTCCACCGCGACGGTCTCGCCGAACCGCTTGGTGAGCCCGTCGACATCTATCGCCGCCATGTGAACGTGGCTGAATAAACGTTCAAGAGGGAAGTAGCTGCCGACAGCCGAACTGTGGCCGCTGCCCGACGTTCACTATCGCCGCATCCGGTTTACCGATCCAGATACTCCTGCTGGATCGCCACGACTTCCTCGGAGTCCCCACACTCGCTGTACCGCCGCAGCGGCTCCTCGTTGAGTTCGAGGAACGTCTCGCCCCAGGTGAACTTCGAGAGGATCTGCTCGGCCTGGGACTTCTCGCCGAGGATGACGAGGGCGCCCGCGAACGCCTCGACGGTCGTCAGCTGCATCGGTTTCCCGAAGTTCACGGGGTTTCCGGCGACGAGATACGGCAGCGCGCGGTGGTCGCCGTCGATGGTGAACTGCTTCTCGCCGGCGGACTCCCACGAGCAGTCGAGCGCGACCAGCGCGTGCTCGGCGGCCTCGCGGTCGGCGGGCGACAGCGCACGCTCGGCGTGGGGGTTGAGCACCACCCCGTACGGCGTCGCGCGGTCCGAGCGGTGGAGCTCCGCGAGGTCGAACCGCGCGAGCTTCCGGGCGGTGCATTTCTCGGGGTCGTCGTCGCCCTCGTAGCGAACGTGCAGGTCCACACCCCGCCTGCGCGCCGGAGCGCCAAATGCCCCCCGGAGACCGCCCCCTTCTTGGGGCCGCTGGCCGGACTGGGGGTATGAGCGACACCGATCCGGTGGAGCGGTACTACGAGGCGGTCGACGCGATGGACGCCGACGGGCTCGCGGCCGTGCTCGCCCCAGAGTTCCGCCACGACCGCCCGGACCGGACCATCGAGGGCCGCGACCGGTTCGTGGAGTTCATGATGGAAGAGCGACCCCGAACCGACACGGTTCACGCGGTGGACACGCTGTTCCTGCCCGAGGCCGCCGACGACGCGCGCGGTCGGGAGGTCGCGGCCCACGGCCGGCTGTTCGCCGACGACGGGGAGGAGCTGTTCGCGTTCGTCGACCTGTTCACCGTCGCGGACGGGGAGATCGTCGATCTCCGAACGTTCACCAAATAGCGCTCAGTTCCCGTCACCAACCGCGCTCTCCCCGACCGGCTCCTGCCCCTCGACGACCTCCTGCCCGCCCATGTAGGGCTGGAGGGGTTCGGGGACGTCGACGGTGCCGTCCGCGTTCTGGTAGTACTCCAGGATCGCCACCAGCACGCGCGGGACGGCGACGCCCGAGCCGTTGAGCGTGTGGAGGTACTCCGCCGACTCGTGCTGTTCGGGGCGGTACTGGATCCCCGCCCGCCGGGCCTGGAAATCCCGGAAGTTCGACACCGACGACACCTCGAGCCAGCGGCCGCCCTGCTCTGGGCCGTCCTCCATGTCGTCGCCGGGGGCCCACACCTCGATGTCGTACTTCTTGGCTTGCGTGAAGCCCAGGTCGCCCGTGCACATTTCGAGGATGCGGTAGGGGATCCCCAGCGCCTGCAGCACCGATTCCGCCTCCGAGACCAGTCCCTCGAAGCGCTCGTCGCTCTCCTCCGGGCGGACGAAGTTGACCAGCTCGACCTTGTTGAACTGGTGGACCCGGACGATCCCGCGGGTCTCGGTGCCGTGCTCGCCGGCCTCCTGCCGGAAGTTCGGCGAGTACGCCTGGTACTTCAGCGGCAGGTCGTCGTCGAGCAGGATCTCGTCGCGATGGAGGTTCGTGACGGGCACCTCCGCGGTCGGCAGCAGCCAGAGGTCGTCGTCGTCGTACGGCTCGTCGTGGCTGCCCTCGAGCCGGTAGGCGTCCTCGGTAAACTTCGGGAACTGGCCGGTGCCCTCCATCGACCTGCTGTTGACCGGGATCGGGGGGAACACGTCGGTGTACCCCTGATCGCGGTGAGTTTCGAGGAAGAACTGGATCAGCGCGTGTTCGAGGCGGGCACCCTCGCCTTTGGCGAAGTAGTAGCCGCCGCCGCTGACTTTCGCGCCGCGCTCGAAGTCGAGGATGTCCAGCTCCTCGCCGAGGTCGTAGTGCGGGGTGACCTCCTCGGGCAGGTCACGCAGGTCGTCGAACCCCTCGCGCCGGCGCTCGACGTTCTCGCTCTCGTCGGCCCCGCGGGGGACGTCGTCGTCGGGGAGCATCGGGATCCGCATCATGCGCTCCTCGAGTTCGGCTTCGAGTTCGTCGGCGCGGTCCTCCACGTCTTCGAGGCGTTCCTTGAGTTCGCTCGAGCGCTCGATGGCCTCCTCGGCTTCCTCCTCCTCGCCTTCGCGTTTGAGTTCGCCGATGGTTCGGCTGACCTCGTTGCGCTCGTGGCGGAGGTCGTCGCCCTCGGCTTTGAGTTCGCGCCACTCGTCGTAGATCTCGAGGATCTCGTCGAGGTCGACGTCGTCGACGCCCTTCGCGTCGAGCGCGTCCCGGACGCGCTCGGGCTCCTCCCGGAGCGTCTGTCGGCTGATCATGGGCGGGGTTCTCGGTGATTCGGGAAAACCGTGTCGGGTCCGTGGGAGTGAGTTGCGGGCGTGGTCGTCGACTGCTGGGGCGGTAATCGCGGCGAGTACGGTGTCCGGATCGTCGGCTACCGTGACAGCAACGGCATCTTGACTGACAGCGACAGCAACAGCATCTCGTTCGTAGCACACTTGCGACCGCAGGCTGCCGGGCACGAGGCCCGGCAGGGCGCCGAGTCCCCACCCCTCCCCCCGCGGCCGGCGACGATTGCCGGCCGCGAGGCGTCCACCGCCACCGCACCGCCGCCGCGGTGGCGCGCGACGTGAGCCCCTCCGTGGGCGAACGAGCGCGCGAGGGATGAGCGACTGAGCGTAGCGAAGGAGCGAATCGGCTGGGGAGGTTCGAGGGCTGTGCGGGGCGGTGCGGTCGCAAGTGGACATGCTTCGAGTCGCTGTCGCTGTACGGTCGAACCTCCGCAGAAAATCCCGAACCGAGAGCGACCGTCGTCGTGGCCACGTCTTTCTCGCTGCTCCACGCTCAAAACCACCAGAAACGAACTCTCAGTCCTTCGGCGCGAAGAACACATCCAGCCCGTTGCGCGTGATCCGCACGTCGATCGTCCCCGTCCCGGTCACGTCGATGCGCTGGACGTCCTCGTAGGGCCCAGTCACGATGTGGACCCGGGTGGGGATCGGCTCCTCACCAGCGTCGGGCGAGGGTGCCACGTCCGGGATCAACTGCCGTGAACCGGGCGGGACCGTCCCCTCGAAGTCCGGTTCCGGTGGGTCGTCGGCGTCGTACTCGGCGACGGGCGTCGCGGTCGCGGTCACGTCCCGCGCGCCGGAACTCCGGTTCTCGATCGCCATCTCGACCTCGTCGTTGGTGAGCGCCGTACAGCCAGCGAGCGCGACGACGACCGGGAGGGGCAGGAACGCGCGACGGGAGAGCGCCATCATCGTGGATCGGTGGTCGGGAGAGAAAACGGTTGTCGTCGCGGACCGGCATCGGCTGGATATCGGATAATAAAAAATTTACTTGGGCGAAAATAGAACGACTCTACGTTATGAAGATCGATGGGTACACGCTACTGAGGTTGGTCGGCGTACTGATCGTTCTGTATCTCCTCGCTGCACAAGCACTCACGTTACTGTGACTGCGATCTGTTGACAGAAGCTCCAGTTCTCGCCATCGTGTGGAGTCTGGTGCCGGCGTGCGGTCCCCCACTCGGCTGCGTTTCGCCCTACTCCTCGGGATGGGCCCACGTCATCGCCTCGCGGACGGCGTCCTTCCGGCCGATGAACGTGACGCGGTCGCCGCGCTCGAGCGTGAAGTCGGCCTCGGGGACGAACGTTTCCCCGTCCCGGTAGACCAGCCCGATGAGACAGCCCTCCGGGAGTTCGGGTCCGATCTCCCGGATCGACTGGCCGATCAGTGGATCCGCGGTCACTTCGATCTCCTGCACGTCGCCGGTCTCGCCGATCCCCTGCATCCAGCCCGCCAGCGTGGGGCGTTCGATGTAGTCGTCCATCGCCTGTGCGGTGGCCATCGCCGGCGAGATGGTCCGCACGCCCAGCTCCTCGAAGGCGTCGACGTTCTCGGGGTTGTTCGTCCGCGCGATCACGCGGTCCGGCGAGAACTTCGACTGGGAGAGCTGGGAGATCAGCAGGTTCGCGTCGTCGTCGCCGGTCGCGGCGACGATGATCTTGGCGTTGTCCGCGCCGGCGGACTGGAGCACCTCGGTGTCGGTGCCGTCCCCGGCGTGGACCGTGAACCCGGAGTCACGGACGCTCTCGAGCACTTCCTGGTTCTTCTCCACGATCACGACGTTCTCGCCTCGGTCTTCGAGGCGGGTCGCGAGCTCGCGCCCGACCGATCCGCCCCCGACGATGATGACTCGCATGGGTATGACGTTGAGTTTCTCCGCGATCTGGCGGGCCAGTCCCGCCTCGAACAGCACGGTCAGCAGGATGGTCAGGAACACGGTGCCGACGAGCACGTCGGCGGCCTCGGGCATCCCGACCGCCTCGCTCCGGAGTTCGATGGCGAACAGCGTCGCCACCGACGCCGGGATGATCCCGCGCGGGCCGACGAAGCTCATGAACAGCTTCTCCTCCCGGGTGAACCGGTCGCCGACGCTGGAGACGAACACCAGCAGCGGCCGGAGCACCAGCGCGACGATAGCGACGACTGCGAGCTTCGGGAACAGCAGGTCGAGCACCACGCCGAAGTCGAGCAGCGCGGCCAGCGTGATGAACACGAAGGAGAGCACGACCAGCGTCACGTCGCCTTTGAACGCCGCGATATCCTCCTCGTAGGGGACGTCGGCGTTGCCGAGCAGCACGCCCGCGACCGCGACGGCGGCGACGCCGGCCTCGCTGGCGAGGTAGTTCGCGGCCGCGTAGGCGACGAGCGCGCCCGCGAGTACGAGCAGCCGGGCGTTCCGGGGGGCGTTCCCCGGCGAGAGGTCGATGTACTGCAGCGCGTAGTACACTACG
It encodes the following:
- a CDS encoding ABC transporter ATP-binding protein, translating into MAAIDVDGLTKRFGETVAVDELSFTVEEGELFGLLGPNGAGKSTLINMLVTLLQPTEGAATVDGHDIVDETAAVRNSIGIVFQERALDEELTGAENLAFHARLYGIRAEERAERIDEILDLVGLEDERDDPVGTYSGGMKRRLEIGRGLLHEPAVLFLDEPTAGLDAHTRRDSWEYIRRLNEEAGVSVVLTTHYIEEAEQLCDRVAVVDDGQIAAIDSPDALTESIGGDVVSLEFDGDTAALRERLAAQSWISEYTQDGATLRVTVDHGRQRIADLVRLADDAGVPVTAVDVREPNLETAFLSLTGATMAEREADAAGGEREGREAEATVGGDR
- a CDS encoding DUF367 family protein, which gives rise to MDLHVRYEGDDDPEKCTARKLARFDLAELHRSDRATPYGVVLNPHAERALSPADREAAEHALVALDCSWESAGEKQFTIDGDHRALPYLVAGNPVNFGKPMQLTTVEAFAGALVILGEKSQAEQILSKFTWGETFLELNEEPLRRYSECGDSEEVVAIQQEYLDR
- a CDS encoding nuclear transport factor 2 family protein, giving the protein MSDTDPVERYYEAVDAMDADGLAAVLAPEFRHDRPDRTIEGRDRFVEFMMEERPRTDTVHAVDTLFLPEAADDARGREVAAHGRLFADDGEELFAFVDLFTVADGEIVDLRTFTK
- the serS gene encoding serine--tRNA ligase, encoding MISRQTLREEPERVRDALDAKGVDDVDLDEILEIYDEWRELKAEGDDLRHERNEVSRTIGELKREGEEEEAEEAIERSSELKERLEDVEDRADELEAELEERMMRIPMLPDDDVPRGADESENVERRREGFDDLRDLPEEVTPHYDLGEELDILDFERGAKVSGGGYYFAKGEGARLEHALIQFFLETHRDQGYTDVFPPIPVNSRSMEGTGQFPKFTEDAYRLEGSHDEPYDDDDLWLLPTAEVPVTNLHRDEILLDDDLPLKYQAYSPNFRQEAGEHGTETRGIVRVHQFNKVELVNFVRPEESDERFEGLVSEAESVLQALGIPYRILEMCTGDLGFTQAKKYDIEVWAPGDDMEDGPEQGGRWLEVSSVSNFRDFQARRAGIQYRPEQHESAEYLHTLNGSGVAVPRVLVAILEYYQNADGTVDVPEPLQPYMGGQEVVEGQEPVGESAVGDGN
- a CDS encoding cation:proton antiporter → MAGEEAAALIAVVAGIIGIGVVAQVLSDRFRIPSIVFLIAAGILLGPEGANLLNPQEFGTTALTAIVGLSVAIIVFEGAFHLRLDEIREAPQTAFRLVTVGALIALVGTSVAVHFLLGVGWLVAFLVGSLLVATGPTVIAPILDVVPVRDRVGVALDTEGIVNDVTAAITAVVMFNIITSPATGPSAIVIDFVRRFSYGLFVGVVVAAVVYYALQYIDLSPGNAPRNARLLVLAGALVAYAAANYLASEAGVAAVAVAGVLLGNADVPYEEDIAAFKGDVTLVVLSFVFITLAALLDFGVVLDLLFPKLAVVAIVALVLRPLLVFVSSVGDRFTREEKLFMSFVGPRGIIPASVATLFAIELRSEAVGMPEAADVLVGTVFLTILLTVLFEAGLARQIAEKLNVIPMRVIIVGGGSVGRELATRLEDRGENVVIVEKNQEVLESVRDSGFTVHAGDGTDTEVLQSAGADNAKIIVAATGDDDANLLISQLSQSKFSPDRVIARTNNPENVDAFEELGVRTISPAMATAQAMDDYIERPTLAGWMQGIGETGDVQEIEVTADPLIGQSIREIGPELPEGCLIGLVYRDGETFVPEADFTLERGDRVTFIGRKDAVREAMTWAHPEE